CCGGGGTGAAGCCGGAGGACCTCGAGCTTTACGAGGAGGGCCGTACCCTCACCCTCGCCGGGATCCGACACCCCCGCGAAGGGCAGTACCTCAAGCGGGAGCGGCCCGAGGGGTACTTCCAGCGGGTGATCGTACTGCCGGAACCCGTCGCGGAAGGTTCAGCCGAGGCGAGCCTCAAAAACGGCGTGCTCGAGATCCGGATCGCTAAACGCCCCGGGCAGCGGGTCCAGGTGCGTCCAGAGTAACCCTGCCTTGCTAAGGGACCGGGCGTTCAGGAAGACTGTTGCGGTACGTTCTCCCGCACCACGGTGTGGCACCCACGGCAGCGGGGCTCGTACACCTCGTGCGCGCCCACCAGGATGACGGGATCGTCGTAACGGGCGGGCTGCCCGTTAATGAGTCGTTGCGTGCGGGTCGCGGCCCGCCCGCAGCGAGGACAAACCGCGCTGAGCTTCTCCACCCATTCCGCGCGCGCCAACAGCTCAGGGATGATGCCAAAGGGCTCCCCCCGGAAATCCAGGTCCAGTCCGGCCACGATCACCCGAACCCCCTGCTCGGTCAACTCCATCACCAATTCCACCAGCCCCGCATCAAAAAACTGGACCTCGTCCACCGCCACAACCTGGGGCAGGGGGTCCTGGAGGCGTGCGCGGAGTTCCCTCGAGTCCGCGACGGCCACCGCCTCGACCCGTGTGCCGTCGTGACTAACCACGTCCGAAGCGTGGTACCGGTCATCCAAACGGGGCTTGAAGACCTGGACCCGCTGGCCGGCGATCAATGCGCGCTTGACCCGGCGGATCAACTCCTCGGACTTCCCGGAGAACATAGGGCCTACGATGGCTTCCAGCCACCCCGGATACCAGGGCAGGTACGGCATACTTCCCTCCTATATGTCGGTGGATACTGTACCACGAAAAACGGCCTGCCCGGGGCAGGCCGTAGGGACGCGGGGGGGTTAGGCCTGTTTCTTCTTGAGGCCTTTCTTGTAGGAATCGCCGAACCGGCGCTGGAAGCGCTCCACACGCCCTTCAGTATCCACAAAGCGCTGCTGCCCGGTGTAGAAGGGGTGGCAGGAGCTGCACACCTCCACGTGAATCTCAGGCCGGGTCGAGAAGGTCTCGATCACGTTTCCACAACCGCAGATGATGCGGGCAGGCACCAGCTTCGGGTGAATCTTCTCCTTCATGCGCTCCTCCTCTCGCACGGTCTTGGCCGTGCGACCACAGCGTTCTTCACTCTAACACCCCCCGCACGCTAAGGCAAGCCAACAGGCTGCTCCCCGTTTTCCCGGGTCAACGCAGCCCTACGGGCAGGCG
This region of Marinithermus hydrothermalis DSM 14884 genomic DNA includes:
- a CDS encoding Hsp20/alpha crystallin family protein, with translation MSLERLDRWEALERLGELKKRLDELARRYAGEEGFGQWMPDVDILEEDDHYLILLDVPGVKPEDLELYEEGRTLTLAGIRHPREGQYLKRERPEGYFQRVIVLPEPVAEGSAEASLKNGVLEIRIAKRPGQRVQVRPE
- a CDS encoding thymidine kinase, with protein sequence MPYLPWYPGWLEAIVGPMFSGKSEELIRRVKRALIAGQRVQVFKPRLDDRYHASDVVSHDGTRVEAVAVADSRELRARLQDPLPQVVAVDEVQFFDAGLVELVMELTEQGVRVIVAGLDLDFRGEPFGIIPELLARAEWVEKLSAVCPRCGRAATRTQRLINGQPARYDDPVILVGAHEVYEPRCRGCHTVVRENVPQQSS
- the rpmE gene encoding 50S ribosomal protein L31, which gives rise to MKEKIHPKLVPARIICGCGNVIETFSTRPEIHVEVCSSCHPFYTGQQRFVDTEGRVERFQRRFGDSYKKGLKKKQA